The Hyla sarda isolate aHylSar1 chromosome 3, aHylSar1.hap1, whole genome shotgun sequence genome contains the following window.
CAGGAGTCAAATTACACCTAATATCAGTTTGGCATCTGCAGTTCCATAATAATAAATACGCTTCTATTAGTGAAGATACAATATACGGTGACTCcacaagcgttatatagggaagGTCTCCACGTGACTCGATGTATACGGATATACACTGAGATCTCAGTTCCAGTAGGTGATCCTGTCCTCCTCGGGGATGATTTTCCAGTTGGGGGACTTGACGTCCATGGCCAGCCAGTTGAAGTCATCCACCAAATCCCAGTTGTTGCGGCTTTGGTCCAGGCCGGCCAGCTCGTAGTCTTGTTGTATGTCGGGGTAGCTCCAGGTGAAGGGGGCGTACAGGAGGCCGCTGCAGTCCTCTATGATGGCGCGGCTGGTGACGTGCAGGTAGAAGCGGCTGTCGGTGGTGCTGTGGGTGCGGAGCTGTTGGCAGGAGAAGGCGAAGAGGCAGTCGGTGCAGTTGTTGACGAATATGGAGGTGGCCACCGGGCCACATAGTACCTTACACCCGCTTAGGTCCCGGACGTGCAGGGTGGCAGGGCTGCCGGTCAGGGTGACGGTGCAGTCGCGGAGGCGGCTCAGCTGTACGTCTTTCTGCCGGATTTCCTCAGACTTCATAAACAGAACTTGTCCGCTGAGGTCCTGGAGGCCGCATTGGGCTTCGGGCTGGGCCTGGGTCTCCTTGACCTGGGGCGCTGCAGGTGGAGGCTGGATGGTGGACGCCGACCCTACTGGAGCCTCCTTCTTCCGGGCCTTGAAGGCGAATTTCTTCTTGGGCTGGAGCTGCTGCCGCCGGGCGTCCAGGGCGGCCTGTAACCGGGTGATGTGCTCCTGGGCCTGGCGGATGTCATAGGACGGCAGGAACATCATACTATCATTCAGAAGCTTCTGCAGCCGCTGGACCCGCCCGGACACCTCATCCAGAACCTCGGCCCCCAGCCCGGAATCCTCCCCGGACAACACCTCCTCAATGGCGGCTCTCTCCAAGCCGAAGCTGGAGTTGAAGTACCCGCTCTTCTCCTCCTGCACGGCCTGGTTGTCCTTCGCCTGCCGCTTCTTCTCCGTTTCCCGTtgcctctcctcctccctccgctGGAGCCTCTCCGGTAACCGGGTCCCTTCCGTCTCCATAGTGACAGCGCAAAGAAAGTGAAAGCTGGGGGGGGCGCGGCTCGATGACGTCACGCGGTCGCTTTACGTTGCCGTGCGCTCTTTCCTCCAGCGCGCTtttactctatgatcagtgccgATGACGTCATCGAGCAAGCGACGGGATCCCTAGGGCGCATGCGCGGTGTCCCCACGTGTAACAGGGCACCGACATGGGGAAGAGGAGGAAGCTGCATCCGCAGCAGCGGAGAGAGGAGGATGTCAGCTCCTTGACCAAGAAGCAGAAGAAGCATCTTAAGGATTTCGGGGAGCAGCATCCTTTCTATGACCAGTAAGTGGGAGCTCAGGGTGCAGTGTTGTTAATTTGAAACTAGCTAAAACAAAAAagtggcatgatgggagttgtaggttttcaacagctgggtgGCCATAGGTTGGATACTCAGGTCAGTATTTTCaaaacagtatgcctccagctgttgcaaaactacaactcccagcatgcccggacagccgctggctgtccgggcatgctgggagttgtagttttgcaacagctggaggcacactggttagaaaactgaCCCAGTTTATAAAAGTTTTTGTAATCAGATACAAAGCTTTGTCACCCTAATCTTTGAGAAGAGCCAGTCACATCACCAGGGGCTGCAAAAAGGGTCATGTGACCACAAATTGCGGTGTTGTACCATGCGGATCACGCTGTGTCGTCACTAAGGTAAGTAAATGGGGGTTGCATGGTGACTTGGCAGTAACAAAGAATCCTGCttgtattaaaggacatctgcagcgttataaCACTcaacagtataggggataagtgtttgatcgccggAGTCCGAcctctgagaccccccgcgaatTCCTGAACAGGGCCCCCGCATTAGCGCTCAGTGTCGACCTAGAGAGGTCGGAGGTACGcctcctccccatacagttctatgggagaggcggggaggcacgaacgctgcttcCCCGCCTCTCCCACAGAATTACATAGCGGAGGCGCGTGTCAACGTCATGctgtggccggcacgcctccttcgTGGGAGAGCTGTGGCCTCGTGCAGGAGTCCCAGggggttggacccccgcgatctaacacttatcccctatcttgtggataggggataagttgtttttcggCCACAGATGGCCTTTAGAGGAAATCTGTTTATCAGTATCACCTGcgctaacctgtcatacaggcttgtagtgcggttgATCCGGGCACTGTGATGTCATCTTCGCCGGGAGCTTATCTCAGCCGAACACTGCGTCCGGGTGTACCCAAGAAGTGGTGCATACGCAATACAGGCCGAGCGAGCAGGGAGAGAGATTATGGTCTATGGAGGAGCTAGGCGAAGCCCACCCAGAGAAGATGACGTCACAGTGCCCAGAGCAGGGTTCGTAGCTCTGCCCTTGCCCCAAGCAACTAATTTGCATATACTGACAAAGATGAATTACGGCAGAACGGATTGATGGTTCGGGACGccgtaagtatcattttgatcagtatcacccgcactacaagacaGGTTagagcgggtgatactgatgacagatttcctttaattcctTGTGGCTTCCAGGTCGTGGTCCACGACTTGGAAGCCACAaggaattaaaggaaatctgtcatccgtatcacccgcactaacctgtcttGTTATGACCCCATTTACTTACTATaggtattagggatgtaagaaaaaatcgatttgcgcgattatcacgatttttcatttggcgatactgaatcgattcaaaatattttttaatcgatccttttagggatgtggaatttgtatctcctgacgcccaggacatgctgctccgggcgccgggcaggtgaatttttccggctcgtgcaagcagggccggatctgacgcggtgtcgctctgggtgtatggagcgggctcccgactcgtgcctgctccatacactgcggcccccagctgatttcagtagccgggggccgctgatgcatcacggccgctaatatccagcatgcggcgctcagcagtctgtatggagcgggctccggactcctgcccgctccatactctgcagcccccggctgttttctGTAGCCGGGGCCGCCTCTAATAGCTAgcatgcggctggctattaaccctttagatcaccgctgtcaaagctgacagcggtgtctaaagggatctgtgaatgctccctggtgggataGTGGGgtggatccactgtggaggtagccggagggcttacctctgcttcctgctgtcccttggctctgtcattgatagatcctggctggactaggctctatcaatggatcgcagatcaatggagttcaatagaactctattagacttttaggaggaatcattagattcctcagacagatgaataaagtgtataaataaaaaaatttttttacagaaTAGAACAATGTCCTAACTGTGGTCAGGCTTGTACTGATCTTATGCATGGCCTTGCTACTTGTCGTCGCACTTTTTTGTTTTGGTCGGACCTTTTCACTTACCTGCGACTTAAATTGGGGATTGCCTTGACTGTCTCTCCCTCATTGTTGTTACTGCACATTCCGGATGAGGGCACTGCGATTACGCTTTTATGTCACCTGTTCATTTTGGTGGGTAAATGATGTCTATTGGCGCATTGGCTAACTTCTACGATGCCCACGACAGATGAGGTGTTCCAAAATTTTGACCCGCTGTCTCCATTTGGACCATATTGACAGAAGTAAGCTAGCGGATAGGAATGCAAAGGCATTTTTCAAAAAGTGGAAAAGGTATATTTCTGTGTTCCTAACGGATGAAGCAATTGTTAAAATTATGAATCCTTTTCAACACACTTAATGGTATCTCCAGAGGTCTATCGCAAGAACTTTGGGTAGACTGACTCTTCCGCAGTAACTGTTAGGATAACGTAGATTGTCTTTCAGCAGATGATAGGTGATGAGAGCTGAAGGTGGGTGACCTGAATTGTCCTGTAATGGTGTTAGCGACTACATCTCTGCTATACCTGAGAAGGaacgaggggagggggggggggattgttttGGTGTTGATGGGATACTGTATAATGAGCATTAATGCCGAGATGttgtattttatttcttttgtatTGGAATTACTTTCATGCTGTTTATACAATGTTATTGCCAGGGTGCTGGAACCCTTGGCCTATTGGAttcatatatatgtaaattgttttcttttgaagactttaataaaaactatatttaaaaaataaataaataataataataatttaataaaagtgtaaaaagacattgtttttgagaCATAATCGGGATATATCGTCCCGTAAACAGAATCTGgatatatatcgcgatatatcgtatCATCATATGTGTATTGCCAATACACACCCCTAATAGGTATGAATGGACCCACACAGTGATTGTGATGTTGCAGCCAAAAACACTGTGTAGCTTCGGCTTTAATTCTAGTGGATCAGATTTTGTCTGCGCTCAGGTCCGTTACATTAGCTTTCAACAATGttttaaatagaaaagaaaataacCGGAAGTGAACATTCGGGCAAAGTTTTTTCACTGAATTCAATGGTGACAGATTTTAACGGAAGGGTGTTCCATTTGTGTTCTGTTTTGTCAGGATCCATTCATCAGGCATTAATACAATAAAATCTGCTAGCTTTCCACCGCTAGCCCGTCCTTTGCTGAAGTCCTCTTCCTTGTTGTGAGTAGTCAACGTGTCAGACTGCTGCTCAGCTAATCGCTGACCGCAGTGATGTCcagccttggccagtgattgactgagcagcagtgtgatgtattgagccccaGCCCTGGCTTTTTTCCTGGTGCCT
Protein-coding sequences here:
- the TBCC gene encoding tubulin-specific chaperone C, with product METEGTRLPERLQRREEERQRETEKKRQAKDNQAVQEEKSGYFNSSFGLERAAIEEVLSGEDSGLGAEVLDEVSGRVQRLQKLLNDSMMFLPSYDIRQAQEHITRLQAALDARRQQLQPKKKFAFKARKKEAPVGSASTIQPPPAAPQVKETQAQPEAQCGLQDLSGQVLFMKSEEIRQKDVQLSRLRDCTVTLTGSPATLHVRDLSGCKVLCGPVATSIFVNNCTDCLFAFSCQQLRTHSTTDSRFYLHVTSRAIIEDCSGLLYAPFTWSYPDIQQDYELAGLDQSRNNWDLVDDFNWLAMDVKSPNWKIIPEEDRITYWN